In Alosa sapidissima isolate fAloSap1 chromosome 5, fAloSap1.pri, whole genome shotgun sequence, the genomic stretch ACAGAGCTGAGCCAGCATATTACTATACATGTCACAGATTTTCCAACTGTCATTGTGGATGCATAGAACAAGGGCTCACAAACAGCTAAATAACGATCCACAGCTATAAACACTAAATGCCCAAGTGATGCTGACACAAGTATGGTCATTACAGCTGGGTAAAAATTACAAAGGCTCTCCCCAAGAAACCAACACGACTCAACTAGTCGCATGCTTTCGACTGGCATCAAAATTCCACCGATCAATAAATCTGTAACAGCCATGGAAAGGATGAAGAGGTTGGTTGGAGTTTGCAGCTGCTTAAAATGAGATATGGAAATGATCACCAGCAAGTTTACAAAGACTGTGAACACTGATATtgatgaaaagaaaacatacaTTACAACAAACTCACTTCTTGTCCGAGCCTTCCGAGTACAAGATAAATTACTTTGAGGAAAACAATATTCTATAATGTCATATTTATCATCATAATATTCCATTTGACAATGAAAAAAGTTAGCACGTAGCTTTTACAATGATTTCACAGTGCATTTGTCCTACACATCAGTGTCCTCAGTGTTGTTATCTTTTCGTAGCCTGTAGTCCATGGCTTTTATAGTCTGGACATAATCCCCACCCAATTGGTGCGTGTGACATTTAGGATAATAATGAATTATTGAAATGATGCTCTCCTAGTTTCCACTGGGTGGCATTGCTACACTCTTTTCagatttagattagattcactattgttattgtgtagagtacaagtacagagacaacaaaatgcatttttcgtctaaccagaagtgcaaaaaagcagaaaactGCAATGTGATATtcacagtatagacaggtagtaTAAACACTATAAGAGatatagtgtagtgtagacagtagtacaCATTTAAGGAAGTGGTATGGtttacattattaaatgaaatataaatatatgtaaTGTATTAGCAGtagccttataagagcagaatagatAGCACTGGATACCCTGATTAGACACCTCAGGTGCCACCCCAGTTGATTGACAGGTCACTGCACAAAGAATCGCCATAATGGAAGGCAACTGGAAGGCAGAATAAACGTCTTGTCACTTGCATGGATCGAGGGGACCTACTTTCAGTGAATACATCATTCTGAAGTAAGTATTAAacatagctgccaactctcacacattggccgtgagacacacgcatttgattagtttcacacactcacacgccacacccacgatttctcacgctgaagtgtcaacccggtcggtcagatgcctgaaaaatgagtttagcctatagatctacctgttgagccacggttatgctttcagagacggtgagaggtttcaagagcaccccctgtctgtggaattttctaaattttctctcatttgcgatgctacttcaaaagccatcccaggcgcattcccccggcttcaggtaggcctatgctttgagtatttttcacgctgaagtgtcaacgtggtaggtcaaatacctggcagatgaggttcaactaaactaaacctatacatgatatcacacatcatgtgaacgagcggaatctaagctttccaatgatattagcgccaagttgctgtgataaatggttcgcgagaaaattatcattgaaccgacgtgcaatttaggctaatcatatttgcattttgcacacagtgcacacccattactctcggttgtaatatctcactaacccttcacacaacatgtggcaaacctaatatcacaataaacagcaaactgtaccgaatacgaggatataaagcatgcctctgtttttgaaattgcaacacatttctacatagcttcattggggcgaaattataatgtattctaatgtaaactatttgtcagtaggcctacatacatttttgtaaattgctcagtagtttatcccactatcatggttcttatattgtcaggttccagccaatcccacttacacagataaatgaatatatttatattgccatgctttctagtgacattaatgcaaaaatataaagaaaatcaaataaggagacacaaatattgatataaagcctgacataagccatatgcaaacattcacatcatgcagatatgggtacatcctgaaaaagtaatagcctgtaggctatggccattacaatgaccaatatattatcttaaatgaactagctgaaaaacacaggtgaccacttctgcataatttcatggagtgctgaacatttctgaactgtgaaatggaccatatgtttttgtggttgtgaacttattgcaatatcaccataactattccacctgtgtatgcatggttataattctgaagtgcaaaatagcttaggctacagcacaaatatttccataaaaataagcaagtctgacctctgaatttatttttaaaagtgcaccagattgatgcatttaaaagttaaaatatacaaacatttcttaaattcttacaaaacacccacccactttttaaaattgttagtttggacccccccactattgccgtgcgaaataccagtgctgtttgtacgccaaataaataataacctataggtttatgtaaaactccccattaacagcatcacgtcactaaccacagctagactgcacaatggtaggccttcataagcatgacattttcgctttagtttgatatttcatttactttatccgctttcatgcgttcattgaacgtccgcagtgctgtaatggaaaccttattgcgtagccaagtagcctatatattgagttatttttaaattatgcatgatttactttttattaacttcgtaggctggctttattttgttatatagaagtatctaaataacctggtaaaatgtaccagaattcaggaaattgcatctagtccaaaaaaaaatttctgggggaggacccccatacccccccctgaaatgtcccacccactttcagaatgcctccatcgcccatggtcctagcattaggctagatccctttgataccaatgttaatttaactctgggaccctggtccctacacctgagaaccaatgtactttttttttactgtatggtataatgctgaacgagccaaacaaaaatttccgcagcaaaattttggttggccccaccaaatctcactccaaggttttttgaaaagttggcagccctgttaAAGGAGACCTtcgcaactatttcaacttaataaagccgttcagaaatcatttggatggtagtGAAACAGTtagccaaacttatgctaaccatttcgctagcttgtaaacaaatccatttgctttatcgttacttttttccacagtttgaaatagcataatgcacaacttccccagcagagggggaaatcctacCAAGGGGGGCTTTAAAGTGGTTTCCTGATGAGTCATTGTTTTAAAAggtactctaagcgatgttgggtaacatcacttctgagagctagctcactactccctccccctctctcccgagaaattgaaactctcctaaacatgTGTAACAGGTGTGATCTTGCGTTGTGTAGTTAAGCACCATACACTAGGATTCCCAGTCAAGTATTTTTATTCTGGTAATAGACAAAATAATGCAATCATTCAACGGTCTTGAATAATGATTGGCAATGCTGCAGCTCTTGCACAGGCAAGATAAACTGGGTTAACAATAACAAAGATATGTACCTGGTAATAGACAAAATAATGCAATCATTCAACGGTCTTGAATAATGATTGGCAATGCTGCAGCTAGAAATATAGAAACACTTATGttagcatatacagtacatcttaCATAGTAGTTAGCTAATCTAGCCTACTACGCAGCCTACATGTCATTATCAAAACAAATACAATGAATGTGCAAATCTCTGATCATACAAAAGTCTATCAGTATCCCTAGGTACATATACATTGATATAAGAACATTTTTGAAACCAAGACAACcattattattaaaataatcTACAGTGTGCATGTATTCATAACCTACCTCTTGCGCAGGCAAGATAAACTGGGAAGAGCAAAAAGCGTGTCATTCCCATTATAAGAACAAGCTTGGTCACTTAAAGTGACAGAACACAATTTccccatacacatatacatttctGGTGCAATGGTAAGTGGAAGCATTATTAACCATGTTACACCCTCCCCCTCTGAATTCCACTTGCCCTAGTAAAATAAAACATGAGGCACGCAAAGCCTTGCAATTGAATTTGCCACCAAACATTACCGTCTATAAGACCATTCCACACTAGAATGAGGGGGTACATTCAGATCCCCAGGTAAACATGCCTATTACATGTTAATTACACTTGGTAACAAAGTAAAAGGAAGccccaaagaaaacaaaaacatcaaaaaccaaaacaaaattggTTGAGATGACAATCCATCCCCCTAAAATGCAAACCCAAACCATTTTACACCCATACAGCTATCCTCTTCAACCCATTAGCCCAAACCCTCTGTGTCTGCATTGTTTCAATAAGTCTCCTAACAGGTTTTATGAAACGCCCTGCCCTTGAAACGTTACGTCTATTAGTCTGCATTGACTGAAAGTCAGAAACAGAAGCCGGGGTGTCAGTCAGTCCAAAGTCACCGTCATTAGGTTGTGCTGAGTCATGGGTAGGAGTCGGCGGGCAACCGGAATTTGAAACACAGAGTCTGAAGTCAGAATCCATCAATCCAGAATCGGAGACGGACTTGGAGATGCTATCCATAGCCTGTTCCACAGGAACATCAGGTAACAGGTTAGAATCCGGTATCAAGCCATGTTCAACACTTGACCTGCATTCTTCTTCCATGTGATCTGTTCGCTCGTCATCTGGTACATCACTTGACAGCTCTGACACCCACACACTTGTTCTCTCTTCAGCATTCATCACATCTACTGGTGCATCACTCTCATCAGAAGAGCATCTGAATTCATCAATCACTTGCTCAGGAGAATCAAGCAGTGGTAGGTAGTTGACCGGCATAATAAGATTGCGGTGCACAGTCTTCTCTTGGCCAGTAGAAGAGTTGCGGATCTTATACACATGAATGTCACTATTCTTTTCTGTGACAACATACAGTGTATTTTCCCACTTGATTGCTAGTTTTCTTTTGCCACGTTCCCCCTTATTCGCCAACAGGACATGATCTCCAACCTCTACAGgggcccctctctctttcctgttgTACAGGTCTGCATGCCTCCTTAACTGTTTGGAAGCAGATCCCTGGGCAGCCTTTATGGCCTCTTGCAGGTCCATCCTGAGAGACTGGACATATTCATCATTTGAGACCACCTGTGTTTTGCCCTGGCTGGTAGTGCCCGAATCATATTGCCCAAAGTCCTATTAAATCTCTCAACGCCCCCGTTACCCATTAGGTGGTACGGTGTTGTATGGGACTTTTGTACCCCAGCCACACTGAGGAGTTCAGCAATGAGATTGCTCTCAAAGTTGGCCCCTTGGTCTGAGTGGATGCGGCGTGGGAACCCATAGACACAGAAGATGTTGTTCCACAATTGACGAGTTTGGGTTTAGACAGGATGTAAGTTAGAGGATTGTTATCCGTCCAAACAGTAAATGGCCGCCCTTTTAGCCAATGCCCAAACTTATCACAGACTGCCCAACGTAAAGCAAAAAATTCTAGTCGATGAGCAGGATACTTTGATTGTGCATAGGTCAGTGACTTGCTTGTAAAAGCCACAGGTCTGGCCTTCTCCCCACCTTCAGGGACCTGGGAGAGCACAGCACCTAAACCGTTACTTGACGCATCCACAGACAACAGAAATGGCTTACTAAAGTCTGGATGGGCCAAGAGAACCTGATCAAGAAGAGCTTGTTTCAACTGAATGAATGCCTGTCTGCATTCATCTGTCCAATCTGCCACCCCAAGCTTTCTCATGGCCTTTCTTTTTACTTTCCCTTTTCCACAACGAGGAGTCTTGGGCCCGGTGGTCAATCCAAACAGTGGCTTGGCAACCGCCGAACAGCCCTCTATAAACTGTTGATAATAATCAACCATGCCAAGAAATGACCTTATCTTGGACGGAGAGGGTATGTTACAGTTGCCCTCCATGAGATCCTTTTCAGTCATTCCAGTGATAACTTGTACCTTTTCAGGGTCTGTGGCAATACCAGCTTCACTGATGACATGGCTTGATGACAAGGTTTTGCCTaaatacttgtgtttgtgtgtcatctgaataatatatatgtgccccatacatggaatcagagtgcctactgtatgtagtaaatggaaaatctctacagcaaaaggccagtctaccgctacatgcatttggtttgtttctgccatttattagtaatgatttacacagtttgttcactatttactatttacctgagcattcagtattgtgcaatatagcatacagaaggtgagggacattttggggggaaagaagtggtgcattttatcattcaaacatgcgacttttcatgaaaattctataatccaagatggccgccaccatatgacgtcataatatgcaaattagatataaacatttaatctctacataaactttgggtcatccttaatatttctctaatttacagaaagtctctatctcttatcacttttaagatatagccttttgaaatgaagatgtcaaaattgatcgtttcggaaaaaaacctctggcgcctaaagggttaagtgaACCTTCGGTGCATTTCACCGGTGTCGGCAGGCGTGCCCGCGCGTTCAATTAACAGTGTAGCTTTCTCTTATGCAataaccatgatggtgtagtggttagtgagggtgttttttgcacggtagcccaggctgctcaaatgtggttcgatccccgtttgatttgtaaggtattgtttcagatcgtatctgtttatgttttcttacttcaccattaaccacacagtttcaactaaactctcagaatggtcaaaaatcgagagtatttataagaagaaagtgatttagagaacacatagtggcagcaataagactccctttattgtgacttcatgtggtctcccatccagtaattgaccaagggcatgctgcttagcttttgacaaagactgaacacaggtaacacagcgaGCCACAAACTTTAAAGACTGCATCTCTAATacgaagcatttgacagatttgtttcaccctaaacagctctgaggtgtcggaattgtttcaaagcttcggaacaattcggcacaattgcttcgaacgtttcagtgtttcataaagcctcgctttgcccatccctagTCGTAGTTTGTTGGACGAAGCAGACACAACATAAACTGTCTTGAAGAGAATTGAGCAGTGTGGTTCAAAAGCGATTAATTACAGGATGTGTAGGACTAGTTTGAGGGAGCGCCCTAGTTTATTGGACCCGCACCTGATGACTTTAAGACCCTTCTAAATGAGcccccattgtgatgtcatacagAGAAAAATacgtttttttacatttttaatcccctatttctcaaaaagtatactttaaaaaaaaatctgaaatgataACTGTCTTGTCCAACTCCAATGTCTGTACATTAAGCGGTTAGGGCTGCATTCAtttttgaaaaggtaaaaagaaaaggttataataagaagaagaagccaggagatttcaagatagtggattccatccactataattcctttattttctttgttggtAAAGCAACAAAACATGGTGCACACGCAACACACCCAGTGTGCCCAAGCCATTGCAGTCATAATGGCAGCCACAGTAGTTCCTCCACTTCTTGCCCTGCCCTCtggatcagtgtttcccaacctTTTTTCTTTGAAGGCCCCCTTGCCTGTGTCTAAGACAAGCCACAAGCCAGGGCCCCCTACCTGAACTCCtacccgcatacacacacaaaaagaataaAGTGATTATTTACAATGTATAATTTCAGAGGTCAGAGGTAATAAATAGCTACATGAATTGAAAAGTggtacaaaaatatgttttaatttggaTTATACAGAATTTTGATTATCCAATGTGTTATTGGGATTTTATACATTTAATGTGCGCAAATATAATTTTGGTAACCTTACAACCTCAGCCCAGGCAGCATTGTGCAGACCCCCTGCAATCTCTGGCGACCCCTAGTGGGGTACATGGACCCCAGGTTGGCAACCACTGCTCTAGATCACCTTGCAAGTATCCTCAGCAGAGTTGACCTTGACTGGAGAAGTAGTTGTAATACATTTGAACTCAGTATTGATCTGAAACAATATACCGTATAACAAACCAGTGTTACTCATTGTGTGGCTCATGCATTCCCCATAACATTGATAAAATACACAGGGACATTAATGTTAAGGGTTTTATGCCCTATGTATACAACCTCTGATTGTGTTTCATGTGCTTACACGGAGGCCAACAAGCAGTTTTACAAAGATGTATTTAGAATGGATAATgttcacataaacataaatgtaaTGCTTCTAGCATACTCACTTTTCTATAGTTGAAATGTACAGTTTCTTACATTAAtcttttaaagctactttaGAAACCCCTTTTAGGCAATGAATGGTTCAAAGTAAACAGAGAATGCATCCATACTAAATAGGCTACAAGCCACAGCAATAACATACTTACTACCATATAGACTGGCACCTTCATGTATGCATACAATACTCGGCTGTTATTACAATTGAATAATTCCCAAAACATAAACAAGTAGGATCATGACGGTAACagatgcagatgagatgatgatGTGTGCAGAATCTTTAAAGTAACAATGTGTCTAACTGACACCTTAAACCATGGGTAAAACAAGGCATAGATAAGAGGGTTTACAAATGAGTTGATGTACATGAGCCATGATAACACATACACTGCAACAGAAGTACTCTCTTGTGTGAGAATGCTGATGTAATATGGGATCCAGCCCAAGAGATAAACAAAAATCACAATACCAAGTGTTTTGGCTGCTTTCCTGTCAGAGCTCTTTGAGATTACACATTTTGCATTGTTTGACATATTCCCTGATTGGGCATTTATGACCCTTGCCTGATTTCTGGCCACAAAGAAAATAATTAGATATAGAGTGAACAATATGGAACATGGCAATATAAAGGAGATTACAACATCAACCATGCCCCATGTAAAGTCAATAAGCAACAAGCATTCTCCAACACAGCTACTCTGTCTATGAGGGTTGTTCATATTCTCATTTACATTCAAAAGAGTCAAGTTATATAGAGCAGAGCTGAGCCAGCATATTACTATACATGCCACAGATTTTCCAACTGTCATTGTGGATGCATAGAAAAAGGGCTCACAAACAGCTAAATAACGATCCACAGCTATAAACACTAAATGCCCAAGTGATGCTGACACAAGTATGGTCATTACAGCTGGGTAAAAGTTACAAAGGCTCTCCCCAAGAAACCAACACGACTCAACTAGTCGCATGCTTTCGACTGGCATCACAATTCCACCGATGAATAAATCGGCCACAGCCATGGAAAGGATGAAGATGTTGGTTGGAGTTTGCAGCTGCTTAAAATGACAGATGGAAATTATCACCAGCAAGTTTACAAAGACTGTGAACACTGATATtgatgaaaagaaaacatacaTCACAACATAGTCATTTCTCGTCCGAGCCTTACGAGTGCAAGATAAATTACTTTGAGGAAAACAATATTCTATAACGTCATATTTATCATTAGAGTATTCCATTTGACAATGAAAAAGTGAACACATAGCTTTTACAATTATTTCACAGCACATTTGTCCTTCACATGAGTGTTATTCAAAGGACACAGATTCTAGTTGTATCTAACTATCTTCACAATGATACAGATTTAAGTCAGAATTTCTTCAGTGTTGTCCTTTGTCAATATTTGTCCTTTCATAGCCTGTAGTCCATTGCTTTTATAGTCTGGACATAATCCACACCcaattggtgtgtgtgatgtttctaCAGCTTACTCATCTTAGTCCATGAATTATTTATATTATGCTCTCTTAGTTTCCACTGGGTGGTGCTGCTCCACtctcttttcagattttcaccTAACTGTAAGATTcatatgtcaagtcaagtcaagtcaagtcaaatcaaCTTCATTTGTATAGTTAAAATTGTACATTAAAAGTTTGGAGTTTGGGCAACGGCAGAGAAAGCTCTGTCACCCCCGAGTTAATTCTGTGCTCAACTGGTAGCCAGTGCAAATGAGCCAACACATGTGAGTTAGTGCTCACGTTTCTTAGACCCTCTTAAAAGTCTAAAAGCTGCATTTTTTAACTAAGTCTACTGAGGGTGGAGTGAGTAAGACCTACATAGAGTGAGTTGCAGTATTCCAGTCTTGATGTGATGAAGGCATGTATGAGTGtttcagagaaagacagaaa encodes the following:
- the LOC121709762 gene encoding trace amine-associated receptor 13c-like, giving the protein MEYSNDKYDVIEYCFPQSNLSCTRKARTRNDYVVMYVFFSSISVFTVFVNLLVIISICHFKQLQTPTNIFILSMAVADLFIGGIVMPVESMRLVESCWFLGESLCNFYPAVMTILVSASLGHLVFIAVDRYLAVCEPFFYASTMTVGKSVACIVICWLSSALYNLTLLNVNENMNNPHRQSSCVGECLLLIDFTWGMVDVVISFILPCSILFTLYLIIFFVARNQARVINAQSGNMSNNAKCVISKSSDRKAAKTLGIVIFVYLLGWIPYYISILTQESTSVAVYVLSWLMYINSFVNPLIYALFYPWFKVSVRHIVTLKILHTSSSHLHLLPS